The following proteins are encoded in a genomic region of Musa acuminata AAA Group cultivar baxijiao chromosome BXJ2-11, Cavendish_Baxijiao_AAA, whole genome shotgun sequence:
- the LOC103971916 gene encoding putative pentatricopeptide repeat-containing protein At5g37570, translating to MEENRVAELVKLCTTIGHLKQVHAHVVAGGQCQNNFVITKLVRSFAEFGDLYHARATADALHTPNVFVWTALIRGYSQSFVTGGCGEALLLYTRMCRDPEIKPLTFTISSVLKACGRLLAFQEGKQIHAHALKQGFQLDSRVQTTLIDFYSKCKQLTEARTAFDWIVRAGAKDVQAWNTMIAGYAEAGDMDTARALFEIMPGRNTVTWISMIGGYASVNQMDSAHQLLQLRPANGEEDAVVHTAMITGYAKCGDIVAARSIFDEMRERDVASWNAMISAYSQANLNDEALDLFKVMLSTTGRCKVEPNFATIATIVSVCASYGSPSLAIWIQDYIDHCGRRLLNSHTVAALIDLHSKCGDLDKAWELFRGWKHKDLICYSSMIGGLGIHGRAKDGMELFEELREVGVKPDSICFVSVLTACSHAGLVDEGRRYLRLMRDEHCIAPTADHYMCIVDLLGRAGCIDEAYRLMTVDVPPGVPLHAGVWGALLSACRTHSNVTVGEAAARCLMELEPENAGNYVLLSNIYAKAGRWEGVAQVRALMRSRGTRKPPGWSLVDVEGGSAKFLTGEVYDRKLDIVLDLLDWELKDQGYLMVIGETE from the coding sequence ATGGAGGAGAACCGCGTGGCGGAGCTGGTGAAGCTGTGCACGACCATTGGCCATTTGAAGCAGGTCCATGCCCACGTCGTTGCCGGCGGCCAGTGCCAAAACAACTTCGTCATCACGAAGCTCGTACGAAGTTTCGCAGAGTTTGGCGATCTATATCATGCAAGAGCAACTGCTGATGCTCTCCACACCCCCAATGTCTTCGTGTGGACAGCTCTCATCCGAGGCTACTCTCAGTCTTTTGTTACCGGTGGTTGCGGAGAGGCTTTGCTGCTCTACACACGGATGTGCCGAGACCCAGAAATCAAGCCCCTCACCTTCACCATATCGTCGGTCTTGAAGGCTTGTGGTCGACTGTTGGCTTTCCAGGAAGGAAAGCAGATTCACGCTCATGCGCTTAAGCAGGGGTTCCAGCTCGATTCTCGTGTTCAGACGACGCTCATCGACTTCTACAGCAAGTGTAAGCAATTGACGGAGGCGCGAACGGCCTTCGACTGGATCGTTCGAGCAGGAGCGAAGGATGTCCAGGCCTGGAACACGATGATCGCTGGTTATGCGGAAGCCGGCGACATGGACACCGCCCGTGCCCTGTTTGAGATCATGCCGGGAAGGAACACCGTCACGTGGATCAGCATGATCGGTGGATATGCATCGGTGAATCAGATGGATTCTGCTCACCAACTTTTGCAACTGAGACCAGCTAACGGAGAGGAGGACGCGGTCGTGCACACAGCCATGATCACCGGCTATGCCAAATGCGGGGATATCGTAGCCGCTCGATCAATCTTCGACGAGATGCGGGAACGGGATGTTGCTTCGTGGAACGCCATGATCTCAGCTTACTCGCAAGCCAACCTCAACGACGAGGCATTGGATCTTTTTAAGGTCATGTTGAGCACCACCGGACGATGCAAAGTGGAACCGAACTTTGCCACCATCGCCACCATCGTTTCCGTCTGTGCCAGTTACGGATCACCCAGCTTGGCAATTTGGATTCAGGACTACATCGACCATTGCGGCCGCAGGTTGTTGAACAGCCACACCGTAGCAGCACTCATCGACCTCCATTCGAAATGCGGGGATTTGGACAAGGCGTGGGAGTTGTTCCGGGGGTGGAAGCACAAGGACTTGATCTGCTATAGTTCGATGATAGGTGGCCTGGGAATTCATGGGCGCGCCAAAGACGGCATGGAACTGTTCGAAGAGCTAAGAGAGGTGGGAGTGAAGCCGGATTCCATATGCTTCGTCTCGGTCTTGACGGCCTGCAGTCACGCCGGGTTGGTGGACGAGGGGCGCCGATACTTGCGGTTGATGAGAGACGAGCACTGCATCGCTCCAACAGCAGACCATTACATGTGCATCGTGGACTTGCTTGGCCGTGCAGGATGCATCGACGAGGCGTACAGATTGATGACCGTCGACGTGCCTCCGGGTGTTCCGCTGCATGCCGGCGTGTGGGGGGCACTTTTGAGCGCGTGCAGGACTCATTCCAACGTCACCGTGGGGGAGGCGGCGGCGAGGTGTCTGATGGAATTGGAGCCTGAAAACGCAGGGAACTACGTGCTGCTCTCCAACATATATGCGAAAGCTGGGAGGTGGGAGGGCGTAGCGCAGGTACGGGCACTGATGAGGAGCAGAGGGACGAGGAAGCCGCCGGGGTGgagtttggtggatgtggaaggtggCTCGGCGAAGTTCTTGACCGGTGAGGTCTATGACAGGAAGCTGGATATCGTGTTGGATTTGTTGGATTGGGAGCTCAAAGATCAGGGCTACCTTATGGTGATTGGGGAGACAGAATGA
- the LOC135626689 gene encoding small ribosomal subunit protein eS27y-like, whose amino-acid sequence MVLPNDVDLLNPPAELEKRRHKLKRLVQSPNSFFMDVKCQGCFNITTVFSHSQTVVVCGNCQTVLCQPTGGRARLTEGCSFRRKGD is encoded by the exons ATG GTGCTGCCGAATGACGTCGATTTGTTGAATCCACCGGCTGAGCTCGAGAAGAGGAGGCATAAGCTGAAGCGCCTCGTCCAGTCGCCCAATTCCTTCTTCATG GATGTGAAATGCCAAGGTTGTTTCAACAT AACTACGGTCTTCAGCCACTCACAAACTGTGGTGGTCTGCGGGAACTGCCAGACTGTTCTCTGCCAGCCAACAGGAGGCCGTGCCAGGCTCACCGAGGGTTGCTCTTTCAGGCGGAAAGGTGACTGA
- the LOC135626688 gene encoding nudix hydrolase 16, mitochondrial-like isoform X2 — protein sequence MSDLVARTGRHQQRYEAGCRLVSGCIPFRYRNCDDTSDAKPDPEKEVEVLMINSPSGPGLLFPKGGWENDETVEEAAVREALEEAGVRGDIVVHLLIATLSKLDTSWMKYSITEMEKQNVILGRLYLQKQNSSR from the exons ATGAGCGATTTGGTGGCCCGCACCGGTCGACATCAGCAGCGATACGAGGCCGGTTGTCGCCTAGTTTCCGG GTGTATCCCATTTAGATACAGAAACTGTGATGACACTTCTGATGCCAAGCCTGATCCTGAGAAGGAGGTTGAAGTACTTATGATAAATTCACCTAGTGGACCAGGTCTTTTGTTTCCAAAG GGAGGATGGGAAAATGATGAAACAGTTGAAGAGGCAGCTGTACGAGAAGCTCTGGAAGAAGCAGGAGTTCGTGGGGATATAGTA GTACATTTGCTGATAGCTACATTATCAAAGCTAGATACAAGCTGGATGAAATATTCAATTACGGAGATGGAGAAACAAAATG TCATTCTTGGGAGACTATATCTTCAAAAGCAAAACTCTTCAAGATGA
- the LOC135626688 gene encoding nudix hydrolase 16, mitochondrial-like isoform X1 has translation MSDLVARTGRHQQRYEAGCRLVSGCIPFRYRNCDDTSDAKPDPEKEVEVLMINSPSGPGLLFPKGGWENDETVEEAAVREALEEAGVRGDIVSFLGDYIFKSKTLQDEFSPEGLCKAAVFAMHVREELELWPEQSTRHRTWVTIPEAAEQCRHPWMRDALLDGFIKWHASTMATPEEDVTPEG, from the exons ATGAGCGATTTGGTGGCCCGCACCGGTCGACATCAGCAGCGATACGAGGCCGGTTGTCGCCTAGTTTCCGG GTGTATCCCATTTAGATACAGAAACTGTGATGACACTTCTGATGCCAAGCCTGATCCTGAGAAGGAGGTTGAAGTACTTATGATAAATTCACCTAGTGGACCAGGTCTTTTGTTTCCAAAG GGAGGATGGGAAAATGATGAAACAGTTGAAGAGGCAGCTGTACGAGAAGCTCTGGAAGAAGCAGGAGTTCGTGGGGATATAGTA TCATTCTTGGGAGACTATATCTTCAAAAGCAAAACTCTTCAAGATGAATTCAGCCCAGAAGGTTTGTGCAAAGCCGCTGTCTTTGCCATGCATGTGAGGGAGGAGCTTGAGCTGTGGCCAGAACAGAGCACCCGCCACAGGACATGGGTCACCATACCGGAAGCTGCGGAGCAATGTAGACACCCATGGATGCGGGATGCCCTTCTTGATGGATTCATAAAGTGGCACGCCAGTACCATGGCAACGCCTGAAGAAGATGTCACGCCAGAAGGATAA
- the LOC135627156 gene encoding heavy metal-associated isoprenylated plant protein 32-like: MSKEDDSKFLKLQTCVVKVNICCDGCQKKVKKVLHKIDGVYTTTIDVENRKVTVTGNVDPAILIRKLRKAGKHAELWSVKGGNPQNVANQLQKLQLQHVKQQQTQKGGGVSSKVGGGEGGGGGKHQKGQQPQLQQFPQQAKGYKDLKFPNLKNLKFPFKKNTKEVKFNLHPEDERDDGSDSDDEDDEFDEDLDDMDGIHETVRRDPKMTKLMNFQSNVKGLAKEKKGPATAGSKGGGGGQLHNKVVGGNNSGGGKRGGGSGGGHANHSNPFHGGNRNDGVGGGLPLSNMQTPMGLTGTFPGYFQGGTMPPPEMMAGANPYQQLHQRMMMNGPDRPALGYGYGRPAYMAPPHPHGEPYTMFSDENPNGCSIV; this comes from the exons ATGAGCAAAGAAGACGACAGCAAGTTCCTGAAACTACAG ACATGCGTTGTGAAAGTGAACATATGCTGTGATGGATGCCAGAAGAAAGTGAAGAAAGTGCTTCATAAGATTGATG GGGTATACACTACCACCATAGATGTGGAGAACAGGAAGGTGACTGTCACAGGGAATGTGGATCCTGCCATCCTCATCAGAAAACTCCGCAAGGCTGGCAAACATGCAGAGCTGTGGTCCGTCAAGGGTGGAAACCCGCAGAATGTCGCCAACCAGCTGCAAAAGCTCCAGCTTCAGCATGTCAAACAACAGCAGACCCAAAAGGGCGGCGGTGTTAGTAGTAaagtaggaggaggagaaggaggaggaggaggcaagcATCAGAAGGGCCAGCAGCCACAGCTGCAACAGTTTCCGCAGCAGGCAAAAGGGTACAAAGATCTGAAGTTTCCCAATCTGAAGAACCTCAAGTTTCCTTTCAAGAAGAACACCAAAGAAGTCAAATTTAACCTTCACCCCGAGGATGAGAGGGACGACGGGAGCGACTCCGACGACGAGGATGATGAATTCGACGAGGACTTGGATGACATGGATGGGATTCATGAGACCGTCCGTCGTGATCCCAAGATGACCAAGCTCATGAATTTCCAATCTAATGTTAAGGGTTTGGCCAAAGAAAAGAAAGGTCCTGCTACTGCTGGTagcaagggaggaggaggaggtcagcTGCACAACAAGGTTGTGGGTGGCAACAATAGTGGGGGAGGTAAGAGAGGCGGTGGCAGTGGTGGCGGTCATGCTAATCATAGCAATCCATTCCATGGGGGCAACAGAAACGACGGTGTAGGAGGGGGCCTTCCGTTGAGCAACATGCAAACGCCCATGGGCCTCACGGGGACCTTTCCCGGCTACTTCCAGGGTGGGACGATGCCGCCGCCGGAGATGATGGCCGGTGCGAACCCCTACCAGCAGCTGCACCAGAGGATGATGATGAATGGTCCAGACCGCCCAGCACTGGGCTATGGTTATGGACGGCCGGCGTACATGGCGCCACCGCATCCCCACGGCGAACCCTACACCATGTTCAGTGATGAGAACCCCAATGGTTGCTCGATAGTGTGA
- the LOC135626693 gene encoding uncharacterized protein LOC135626693 has product MLGVFSGDVVDVPGELMAVGSSTPCPKTPASELVNRFLECTPPVMLLRVGGFGHLAFRPISKSSIHTRFAAEDAIQCLFKGVLTNLGSLRHQYDLRNSDDEAVTVIKAYKVIRDRSPYPPNLLLSHLAGSFALVLFDMNSSSILVASDVDGRVPLFWGITSDGCLAFSDDLEVLKGSCGKSLAPFPPGCFYSNTLGGLKSYHSPGDRVIAVLGSEEEVFGVTFKVERSADRK; this is encoded by the exons ATGTTGGGAGTGTTCAGTGGAGATGTGGTGGACGTTCCGGGGGAACTAATGGCGGTCGGCAGCAGCACGCCCTGCCCCAAGACCCCGGCGTCGGAGCTGGTGAACCGATTCCTCGAGTGCACACCTCCGGTGATGTTGCTCAGGGTCGGTGGCTTCGGCCACCTCGCTTTTCGCCCCATCTCCAAATCCTCCATTCATaccag GTTTGCAGCGGAGGATGCGATACAGTGCCTCTTCAAGGGAGTGCTGACCAACCTGGGGAGCTTGAGGCATCAGTACGACCTCCGTAACAGCGACGACGAGGCGGTGACGGTGATCAAGGCCTACAAGGTCATCCGCGACCGATCACCATACCCTCCCAACTTGTTGCTCTCACACCTCGCCGGCAGTTTCGCCCTCGTGCTCTTCGACATGAATTCCTCCTCCATCCTCGTCGCATCG GACGTAGATGGGAGGGTTCCCTTGTTCTGGGGGATCACATCTGATGGATGCCTCGCCTTCTCTGACGATCTGGAGGTGCTGAAAGGATCATGTGGGAAATCTCTCGCACCATTCCCCCCAG GATGTTTCTATTCGAATACATTGGGAGGACTGAAGAGCTATCACAGCCCCGGGGACAGGGTGATTGCTGTTCTAGGGAGTGAGGAAGAAGTATTTGGTGTCACTTTCAAG GTGGAAAGATCTGCGGACAGGAAATGA